One stretch of Candidatus Methylacidiphilales bacterium DNA includes these proteins:
- a CDS encoding glycosyltransferase family 2 protein, whose amino-acid sequence MKISIVIPFYNEEENVETLLQEILECQPQAEIIAVDDGSTDGTAKKIKRFRKVRLLSMGRNLGQSAALYYGLHAATRPICVMLDGDGQNDPHDIKKLLQHIGSHDLVCGVRAHRQDSTFRKIASRLANAIRRCMLADGASDTGCTLKAMKREHVKHLIPFNGLHRYLPALLKSAGLKITEVPVHHRPRQYGVSKYTVAGRALRGIYDLIGVRWYLSRHILWKKDPYHYEQ is encoded by the coding sequence TTGAAAATTTCGATCGTCATCCCGTTCTACAACGAAGAAGAAAACGTTGAAACCCTGCTGCAAGAAATCCTGGAATGCCAGCCACAGGCCGAAATCATCGCCGTGGATGATGGCAGCACCGACGGCACTGCGAAAAAAATCAAGCGCTTCCGCAAAGTACGCCTCCTGTCCATGGGCCGCAACCTCGGCCAAAGCGCGGCGCTCTACTACGGGCTCCATGCCGCCACCCGTCCGATTTGCGTCATGCTGGACGGGGACGGGCAGAACGACCCGCACGATATTAAAAAATTACTGCAGCACATCGGTTCGCACGACCTGGTTTGCGGCGTCCGCGCCCATCGCCAGGATTCCACTTTTAGAAAAATCGCCTCGCGCCTTGCCAATGCCATCCGGCGCTGCATGCTCGCCGACGGGGCAAGCGACACCGGCTGCACCCTCAAGGCCATGAAACGCGAACATGTGAAACATCTCATCCCGTTCAACGGCCTGCACCGTTATTTGCCCGCCCTGCTGAAATCCGCAGGCTTGAAAATTACCGAAGTGCCCGTCCATCACCGGCCCCGCCAATACGGCGTTTCAAAGTATACCGTGGCCGGACGGGCTTTGCGCGGGATATACGATCTTATCGGCGTCCGCTGGTATCTCAGCCGCCACATCCTCTGGAAAAAGGACCCCTATCATTATGAGCAATGA
- a CDS encoding lipid-A-disaccharide synthase N-terminal domain-containing protein, translated as MSNDPLFEIMGWTVRPWKLVGYAGTFLFAGRWFVQLAASHWAKKPVMPSLFWYMSISGSALLLAYFIFGNNDSVGILSNLFPAFIAGYNLYLHYSHKNGLNKQLDPEVPQQAKRSSRWAAAKAISVKKRRK; from the coding sequence ATGAGCAATGACCCGCTGTTTGAAATAATGGGCTGGACCGTGCGGCCATGGAAGCTCGTCGGCTATGCCGGTACTTTTCTTTTTGCCGGACGCTGGTTTGTGCAGTTGGCCGCCTCCCATTGGGCCAAAAAGCCGGTCATGCCCTCGCTCTTCTGGTACATGAGCATCAGCGGCAGTGCGCTGCTACTGGCTTATTTTATTTTCGGAAACAACGATTCCGTCGGCATTCTCTCCAACCTCTTCCCCGCGTTCATCGCCGGCTACAATTTATACCTCCACTACTCCCACAAAAACGGCTTGAACAAGCAACTGGATCCCGAAGTGCCGCAACAAGCAAAACGGAGTTCCCGGTGGGCCGCCGCCAAAGCCATATCCGTCAAGAAACGCCGGAAGTAA